A window of Candidatus Lokiarchaeota archaeon contains these coding sequences:
- a CDS encoding tetratricopeptide repeat protein: MGMNPSHGIKLAAVVLISFIFGRSRKKLEKYLELQFEEKSEVPIEEPMKEFDWEPSKVIDLVEESGNFLVSADTKVIFHRDKAARSLEREIRDGPVVQVDDMVDRMNLPKNVILNLAEALPDAAIKANAVIYSERILRSRILNELKENGMVEISAIAGKQIEEDDIRWLLDNERLQLLFHDGKIRNMRKEIEEIRSWLDQARILEIEEVSDKTGIPKDALYKYVQSHAGNDIMSFWRPPIFVSQSWIENVRTELQEEPKGKIADLAEKHSVSTKSLEFLLDRIFNARVTKEDFDYTPQPEAFIKESRRPRRTRRRIESRQELEMFHLWSLLTHFTADMFSALTMNEVMELLKKVRSDSDIPFPMKVIYLMEKASRYKQLGDLAAALTIYSAISESRIIPFVVAAFYRTLYMLKKRTGTQESIARGVDRLLKALEKDAQTIKSHELYKCKAQILIDRGGIDEGIDNLQQAHQMAPDDGSVVALTAKLYQHKSEPDRALALLDNHLSKYPDSEEVWYTKGVVLANGKDFSGALECFEKACSFQPNNMEFLLMKAGMMSLDERLQEGTDLIEKRMEKEKAGDTEWRQVGMFYSNRNILDLAEFAFQKAIDLNPNEANYIHDLCLVYRKKGDLEKTILFAESNLAKYKSSDRVFRILADMHLEKGEYDEAEEYARKAIKVTPKGGALHIMLGDILARKESLGAAKTEFEKAIEINPNNIDNRVRLGRVYLYHREFDKAKEQFEAALNIYPSYKPALAGLRVIEALDKKIPIEKWIEVLGGQIEQMLEPDSATEDNVGIRLNLADDFDNDET; this comes from the coding sequence ATGGGTATGAATCCAAGTCATGGAATCAAACTAGCAGCTGTTGTACTGATATCTTTCATATTTGGCCGGAGCAGAAAGAAGCTGGAGAAATACTTGGAACTTCAATTTGAGGAAAAATCCGAAGTCCCAATTGAAGAGCCGATGAAGGAGTTTGACTGGGAACCTTCGAAGGTAATAGATCTAGTGGAAGAGTCAGGGAATTTTCTGGTTTCAGCGGACACAAAGGTGATATTCCATCGTGATAAGGCTGCTCGTAGTCTAGAGAGGGAAATCAGAGACGGTCCAGTTGTGCAAGTGGACGATATGGTTGACCGGATGAATCTTCCCAAGAACGTTATCTTGAATCTCGCGGAGGCGTTGCCAGATGCTGCAATCAAGGCAAACGCTGTCATATATTCGGAGAGAATTTTGAGGAGCCGTATTCTAAATGAGCTGAAAGAAAACGGAATGGTGGAAATCTCAGCCATCGCAGGTAAGCAAATCGAGGAGGATGACATCAGATGGCTACTAGATAATGAACGTCTTCAACTGCTTTTCCATGACGGTAAAATTCGAAACATGAGGAAGGAAATCGAGGAGATTCGTTCATGGCTTGACCAAGCCCGCATTCTAGAGATAGAGGAGGTTTCAGACAAGACCGGAATCCCAAAGGATGCGCTCTACAAATACGTGCAATCACATGCAGGGAACGATATAATGTCCTTCTGGAGGCCCCCTATCTTCGTATCTCAATCATGGATTGAGAATGTGAGAACGGAGCTACAGGAGGAACCTAAAGGGAAAATCGCTGACCTTGCAGAGAAGCATAGTGTTTCAACGAAATCACTGGAGTTTCTTTTAGATAGAATATTCAACGCCAGAGTCACCAAAGAGGATTTTGACTATACCCCTCAGCCTGAAGCATTCATCAAGGAGAGTCGGAGACCCCGTAGGACAAGGCGGCGGATAGAATCCAGACAAGAACTAGAAATGTTTCACCTATGGTCATTACTAACTCATTTTACGGCGGATATGTTCTCCGCATTGACAATGAATGAGGTCATGGAATTGCTGAAGAAGGTTAGAAGCGATTCCGACATACCATTTCCAATGAAAGTGATATACCTGATGGAGAAGGCCAGTAGATACAAGCAGCTAGGTGATTTAGCAGCAGCTCTAACGATATACTCTGCGATTTCTGAATCCAGAATTATCCCTTTTGTAGTTGCAGCGTTTTACAGGACACTATACATGCTCAAGAAAAGGACGGGGACTCAGGAATCCATTGCACGGGGAGTGGATAGGTTACTGAAGGCATTGGAGAAAGATGCTCAGACTATAAAATCCCATGAGCTCTATAAATGTAAGGCACAAATCCTCATAGACAGGGGGGGTATTGATGAGGGGATTGACAACCTCCAGCAGGCACATCAAATGGCTCCTGACGATGGATCTGTAGTAGCATTGACTGCTAAGTTGTATCAACACAAGAGTGAACCAGACCGTGCACTAGCGCTCCTCGACAACCATCTTTCGAAGTACCCAGATAGTGAGGAGGTCTGGTACACAAAAGGTGTGGTTCTGGCAAATGGAAAGGACTTCAGTGGAGCTTTGGAATGCTTCGAAAAAGCCTGCAGCTTCCAGCCCAATAACATGGAGTTTCTTCTAATGAAAGCAGGGATGATGTCTCTTGATGAGAGATTGCAGGAAGGAACGGATCTGATTGAAAAAAGAATGGAAAAGGAAAAAGCCGGGGACACTGAATGGAGACAAGTTGGAATGTTTTACTCTAATAGGAACATACTGGATTTAGCTGAATTTGCATTCCAAAAAGCTATAGATTTGAATCCTAATGAAGCCAATTACATTCACGATCTATGTTTGGTATACCGAAAGAAGGGCGATCTCGAAAAAACTATCTTATTTGCTGAATCGAATCTGGCAAAATACAAGAGTTCAGACAGAGTCTTCAGAATCTTGGCGGACATGCACTTAGAAAAAGGTGAGTACGATGAAGCAGAGGAGTACGCTCGCAAGGCCATCAAGGTAACACCAAAAGGTGGGGCGTTACACATCATGCTGGGGGATATTCTTGCGAGAAAAGAGAGCCTGGGTGCTGCAAAAACCGAATTTGAGAAGGCCATAGAGATTAATCCGAATAACATAGACAATCGGGTCAGATTGGGACGTGTATATCTGTATCATCGGGAATTTGACAAGGCGAAAGAACAGTTCGAAGCTGCTCTCAATATCTATCCAAGCTATAAACCCGCTCTTGCAGGACTAAGAGTCATAGAGGCATTAGATAAGAAAATCCCGATCGAAAAATGGATTGAAGTACTTGGTGGACAGATTGAACAAATGTTGGAGCCTGATTCTGCTACTGAGGACAATGTGGGGATCCGACTCAATCTGGCAGACGATTTCGACAATGATGAAACGTAG
- the cadA gene encoding cadmium-translocating P-type ATPase → MMQDFKRRFFGSLVATVPILTLSPTVQGFLGIEFQFLGSLYVLFGISALVYFWGGYPFLKGLVDELRDGQPGMMTLISVAITVAFGYSSAVVLGLQGSLFFWELVTLIDIMLLGHWIEMRSVLGASRALEELVKVLPSDAHLVKDGSIEDVSVEELELGDIVLVRPAEKIPVDGVIIEGASNVNQAMLTGESKPVSKSKGDEVIGGSINQEGSLRIEVQKTGKDTYLNQVVDMVRQAQESKSKTQDLANRAAFWLTIISLSVGGVTLASWAFLGANFGFAIERAATVMVITCPHALGLAIPLVVAVSTSLAAKSGLLIRDRQAFERARDIEAVMFDKTGTLTEGSFGVTDVISLGDMSEEELLQKAASIETHSEHLLARGITESAKDRDLPLLDVDDFEAIPGKGVAGVVEGEEIKIISPEYLKELTGGFENEKIESVEKQGKTVVYIVKNEEPIGALALADRIRDESREAINALEAQGIKCLMLTGDNKHVAEWVAEELGLDDFYAEVLPDEKADQIKKAQEAYGSVAMVGDGVNDAPALAQADVGIAIGAGTDVAVETADIVLVKNDPRDVVDILGLSQRTYSKMIQNLAWATGYNAFAIPLAAGILAGFGILPGPAFGAIVMSLSTVIVAINAKRLEKPSSETQ, encoded by the coding sequence ATGATGCAGGATTTCAAGCGACGTTTCTTTGGTTCACTTGTAGCCACAGTTCCAATTCTGACATTATCTCCAACTGTTCAAGGGTTCCTCGGAATCGAATTCCAGTTTCTCGGATCATTGTATGTTCTGTTTGGCATCTCAGCATTAGTCTACTTCTGGGGTGGGTACCCTTTTCTCAAGGGTCTTGTAGATGAGTTGCGCGATGGGCAACCCGGAATGATGACGCTAATCTCCGTTGCAATCACCGTTGCGTTTGGATACAGCTCTGCGGTGGTCCTCGGGCTTCAGGGCTCCCTATTCTTCTGGGAACTTGTCACGCTAATTGACATCATGCTACTTGGCCATTGGATTGAGATGCGATCGGTGTTGGGTGCTTCTCGTGCATTGGAGGAGCTTGTGAAAGTCCTGCCGTCAGATGCCCATCTTGTGAAGGATGGTTCAATTGAAGATGTGAGTGTCGAGGAATTAGAACTTGGAGATATCGTGCTTGTACGCCCGGCTGAGAAAATCCCTGTTGATGGCGTCATAATTGAGGGGGCATCAAACGTCAATCAGGCCATGCTCACTGGCGAATCCAAGCCAGTTTCCAAATCAAAGGGAGACGAGGTTATTGGAGGCTCAATCAACCAAGAAGGATCGCTACGAATAGAAGTACAGAAGACTGGCAAAGATACCTATCTAAATCAAGTTGTTGACATGGTTCGCCAAGCACAGGAAAGCAAGTCAAAGACCCAGGACTTAGCGAATCGAGCCGCTTTCTGGCTGACCATCATCTCTCTTTCAGTTGGAGGAGTTACCCTTGCATCATGGGCGTTTCTAGGCGCGAACTTTGGTTTTGCCATTGAGCGGGCAGCTACAGTAATGGTCATAACGTGCCCCCACGCTCTCGGTTTAGCCATCCCGCTTGTGGTAGCCGTATCAACCTCTCTAGCTGCCAAGTCTGGCCTTCTGATTCGCGATAGACAGGCCTTTGAACGCGCCCGTGACATAGAAGCAGTCATGTTCGACAAAACTGGTACGCTAACAGAGGGCTCCTTTGGGGTTACAGATGTCATCTCGCTTGGTGATATGAGTGAAGAAGAGCTTCTTCAAAAAGCGGCATCAATAGAAACACATTCGGAGCATCTCTTGGCTCGTGGTATTACGGAGAGCGCGAAGGATCGCGATTTACCGCTACTTGATGTTGATGATTTTGAAGCCATTCCAGGAAAAGGTGTAGCTGGAGTAGTAGAAGGTGAAGAAATCAAAATCATAAGCCCCGAGTACCTCAAAGAACTAACGGGGGGATTCGAAAATGAGAAGATTGAGTCTGTTGAAAAACAGGGTAAGACCGTTGTCTACATTGTGAAAAACGAAGAACCAATCGGAGCATTAGCGCTGGCTGACAGAATACGGGACGAATCGCGTGAAGCTATCAATGCTCTGGAGGCACAAGGAATCAAGTGTCTTATGCTCACGGGAGATAACAAACACGTGGCGGAATGGGTAGCAGAAGAGCTTGGTCTTGACGATTTCTATGCTGAAGTCCTTCCGGATGAGAAAGCAGACCAAATCAAGAAGGCCCAAGAAGCATATGGTTCGGTTGCTATGGTTGGGGATGGTGTTAATGATGCTCCTGCACTTGCCCAGGCTGACGTAGGTATTGCGATTGGTGCTGGGACCGATGTTGCGGTAGAAACCGCAGACATAGTCCTCGTGAAGAACGATCCACGGGATGTGGTGGATATTCTTGGGCTTTCCCAAAGAACCTATTCCAAAATGATTCAGAATCTTGCTTGGGCCACAGGCTACAATGCATTTGCAATACCATTAGCTGCGGGAATTCTTGCGGGATTCGGTATTCTTCCTGGGCCTGCCTTTGGCGCAATTGTGATGAGCCTTAGCACAGTAATTGTTGCCATCAATGCTAAACGTCTCGAAAAACCATCTTCTGAGACACAATGA
- a CDS encoding GTP-binding protein: protein MEEMSLMTEGIRRQFKICLIGDGYVGKTSIRRQYLGSGFKASYLPTLGVDFAHTTVTYDDTRTQLVIWDIAGQPLFKSLRKRYYQGCSGIILVYSVVDRVTFDNASKWLVEAHGFIGELPPVIVAANKIDLRNTRPEREIVSPAEGKAFTQKFSEELDTEAVFIETSALTGENIDEAFMKLTEMMFQQTEKSRRAATAEATTSGETESSSAVSSSPDATATQLPDLDPVTSLVRDSEVLKQDEIGKQMAELLELRKELRNAEDELANAVSDYETKLLTLRNTVHVKKMMYEHLKRQISETRDEWAEAYDEYVETDEKKKKAIEERSQQIEHLRREIDKLGKRIRTRVSDLNLKKLAE, encoded by the coding sequence ATGGAGGAGATGAGTCTAATGACGGAAGGCATCCGCAGGCAGTTCAAAATATGCCTGATTGGAGACGGATACGTAGGAAAGACGTCGATAAGACGACAGTATCTGGGTTCTGGCTTCAAGGCGAGTTATCTTCCAACGTTGGGTGTAGATTTTGCCCATACAACCGTAACTTATGATGATACTAGAACTCAGCTTGTAATTTGGGATATTGCCGGTCAACCTCTTTTCAAGAGTTTACGCAAACGATATTATCAGGGTTGTAGTGGTATTATTCTCGTATATTCCGTCGTAGATCGTGTAACTTTTGATAATGCTTCGAAGTGGCTTGTTGAAGCTCATGGCTTTATCGGCGAATTACCGCCAGTCATTGTGGCGGCGAACAAAATCGATCTTCGGAATACGCGGCCGGAAAGGGAGATTGTGTCTCCTGCAGAGGGTAAGGCATTTACACAGAAGTTTAGTGAGGAGTTGGACACGGAAGCAGTATTCATTGAAACTTCAGCTTTGACAGGGGAGAACATTGACGAAGCTTTCATGAAATTGACCGAAATGATGTTTCAACAAACTGAGAAGTCTCGTAGAGCGGCGACAGCAGAAGCAACCACATCTGGGGAAACGGAATCATCTTCTGCAGTTTCATCATCTCCAGATGCTACTGCCACTCAGCTTCCTGATTTAGACCCTGTCACTTCTTTGGTAAGAGATTCTGAGGTTTTGAAACAGGACGAGATTGGAAAACAAATGGCCGAGCTGCTTGAGCTTCGCAAAGAACTCAGAAATGCTGAAGATGAACTGGCAAACGCTGTTTCAGACTACGAGACAAAACTCCTCACCCTTAGAAACACTGTACATGTCAAGAAGATGATGTACGAACACTTGAAGCGTCAAATCAGTGAGACAAGAGATGAATGGGCAGAAGCGTATGATGAGTACGTGGAAACGGATGAAAAGAAGAAAAAAGCGATTGAAGAGCGAAGTCAGCAAATTGAGCATCTACGAAGGGAAATTGACAAGCTTGGGAAACGGATACGAACTCGCGTTAGTGATTTGAACCTAAAGAAATTGGCAGAGTGA
- a CDS encoding helix-turn-helix domain-containing protein yields the protein MPSSNDTLELTGDDIIAVGSALGTASRLKIIRLLQEEGPMMITEIAKRLDMTEANSSAQVKILEEVGIIEAEYEAGKHGLKKICSVKKNKIVFKL from the coding sequence ATGCCTTCCTCGAATGATACACTAGAACTTACTGGAGATGACATTATAGCAGTTGGCAGTGCTTTAGGTACTGCGTCCCGCCTCAAAATCATACGGCTCCTGCAAGAAGAGGGACCAATGATGATCACAGAGATTGCAAAGAGGCTCGATATGACAGAGGCAAACTCAAGCGCTCAGGTCAAAATACTTGAAGAAGTAGGTATTATCGAAGCAGAATACGAAGCTGGAAAACATGGTCTGAAGAAAATCTGCTCAGTAAAGAAAAACAAGATTGTCTTCAAACTCTAG
- a CDS encoding epoxyqueuosine reductase, with protein sequence MAISKDWLRNRVQTFIQESPINSLGEGTDEKAWANPLMGFSNGADPLYKFYKEDIGDFMLTPKEAFLQKFPRAQLEASDLTLLTWILPQTEATKMSQRKRTTFPSEKWMRAKVFGEEVNNKLREYVVDSLSEQGYRAVAPVLMPEFREKFSEDYSYASTWSERHAAYAAGLGTFGLCDGLITPLGKAMRCGSVIVEAKIPPSKRPYSDHREYCLFFVDNSCTDCIDRCPVGAISEEGHNKGKCVEHLEKARKRAKEGYGFGSDACGLCQVGVPCESGIPRSSSRNT encoded by the coding sequence ATGGCTATTTCAAAAGACTGGCTGCGTAACCGTGTTCAGACATTCATTCAGGAATCACCAATCAACTCCCTGGGAGAGGGTACAGATGAAAAAGCCTGGGCCAATCCTCTGATGGGTTTCTCGAATGGAGCAGACCCACTATACAAATTCTACAAAGAAGATATAGGAGATTTCATGCTCACACCAAAAGAAGCGTTTCTCCAGAAGTTTCCACGAGCTCAGCTCGAGGCTTCAGATCTTACTCTTTTGACTTGGATTCTTCCCCAGACTGAGGCTACGAAGATGAGCCAAAGGAAAAGAACAACGTTTCCTTCAGAAAAGTGGATGCGAGCAAAAGTATTCGGCGAGGAAGTCAACAATAAGTTAAGAGAATACGTGGTGGATTCTCTATCTGAGCAAGGTTATCGGGCAGTTGCTCCAGTTCTCATGCCAGAGTTCCGCGAGAAATTCTCCGAGGATTATAGTTATGCATCTACTTGGTCAGAACGTCATGCAGCTTATGCGGCTGGTCTAGGTACATTTGGCCTTTGTGATGGTTTGATTACTCCTCTTGGAAAAGCCATGCGATGTGGGTCAGTAATTGTGGAAGCAAAAATCCCCCCTTCCAAACGACCCTATTCAGACCATAGAGAATACTGTTTGTTCTTTGTCGACAATTCATGTACTGATTGCATTGACCGATGTCCTGTTGGTGCGATTTCTGAAGAAGGTCATAACAAAGGAAAATGCGTGGAGCATTTGGAGAAAGCAAGGAAGAGGGCAAAAGAAGGATATGGCTTTGGGTCTGATGCATGTGGATTGTGCCAAGTTGGGGTACCGTGTGAGTCCGGGATTCCAAGAAGTTCATCACGGAACACCTGA
- a CDS encoding glucose 1-dehydrogenase — protein MCFGIEGDTAIVTGASSGLGVDFAEALAEAGANVVIAARRYERLVENAEKIMEKNDDVRVLPVETDVTKEDQVINMVDAAVEEFGSLEIMVNNAGIAAMEPSVDMPLDVWKKVIDVNLTGVFLTARTAARQMIEQDFGKMINIASIYGAVGDKFHAAPYYASKAAVINLTRAFAIEWAPYNINVNAIAPGFFPSEMTEDILDDEQARQLIKSRTALGRVGEPFDLQGALIYLASPASDYMTGETLFIDGGWTAL, from the coding sequence ATGTGTTTCGGAATTGAAGGTGATACTGCCATAGTCACCGGTGCTTCCTCGGGTCTTGGTGTTGATTTTGCGGAGGCGCTAGCAGAAGCTGGAGCCAATGTTGTGATTGCCGCAAGACGATACGAACGACTTGTTGAAAATGCAGAAAAAATCATGGAAAAAAATGATGATGTCAGAGTTTTACCAGTAGAGACAGACGTAACTAAAGAAGACCAAGTCATCAACATGGTCGATGCGGCCGTTGAAGAATTTGGTTCACTGGAGATTATGGTCAATAACGCAGGAATAGCAGCTATGGAACCGTCAGTGGATATGCCACTCGATGTTTGGAAAAAGGTCATAGATGTCAATCTCACAGGCGTGTTTCTTACAGCTAGAACAGCTGCAAGACAAATGATAGAGCAAGATTTCGGCAAGATGATCAATATCGCATCGATTTACGGAGCTGTGGGCGACAAGTTCCATGCTGCACCCTACTATGCATCAAAAGCAGCCGTCATCAATCTCACACGGGCGTTTGCAATTGAATGGGCACCATACAACATCAACGTGAATGCGATAGCCCCAGGATTCTTCCCGAGCGAGATGACGGAAGATATTCTGGACGATGAACAGGCAAGGCAGCTCATCAAGTCAAGAACAGCCCTTGGAAGGGTAGGAGAGCCTTTCGATCTTCAAGGAGCTCTGATCTACCTCGCATCACCAGCTTCAGACTACATGACTGGTGAAACCCTGTTCATAGACGGCGGCTGGACAGCGCTTTAG
- the lpdA gene encoding dihydrolipoyl dehydrogenase, with translation MVREIDVLVIGGGPGGYPAAIRSAQLGKDVLLVEKENIGGECLNWGCIPSKALVSASGLYHKIAHEAKEMGIEVENTTLDPKKLHSWKDGIQKKLVGGVKQLLKANKVDVIMGTARLIETQEVEITSGDEETEVVKAKDIIIATGAALRTFERSGSDAVKILGVRDALNMEEIPNSLVVLGDGYVALELATIYAKFGSKVTLIGERKVLLEEIDSQLGRFLKRSMEKLGIDVVMGAVIQEVTASKNGQAIVHVSVDDETREVKATQIIASDGKEASSDDIDLENMGIETDNHGFISINDKQQTNVPHYYAVGDCTGPPFLAHRATKQGVIAAEVIAGEESEADFRAMPGVVFTDPEIAYAGMTEEEAREGGYEVVTGRAPFSASGRAMTEAETDGFVKVVAEEGTGVILGVQIIGPDASDLISEVSLALEMGAVAEDLAFTVHPHPTLPEMIMEAVGSVRGEAIHVMNR, from the coding sequence ATGGTACGTGAAATTGATGTTCTGGTAATAGGTGGAGGACCTGGAGGATATCCAGCTGCAATCAGATCGGCTCAGCTTGGAAAAGATGTACTCCTCGTAGAAAAAGAAAATATCGGCGGGGAATGCCTGAACTGGGGATGTATACCATCGAAGGCGCTTGTTTCTGCCAGTGGGCTCTACCATAAAATTGCTCACGAAGCAAAAGAGATGGGTATTGAAGTTGAAAATACGACCCTTGATCCCAAGAAACTTCATAGCTGGAAAGATGGAATCCAAAAGAAGCTTGTTGGTGGGGTAAAGCAGTTGCTCAAAGCTAACAAGGTCGATGTGATTATGGGTACCGCTCGCCTTATCGAAACCCAAGAGGTCGAGATTACTTCTGGTGACGAAGAAACTGAGGTAGTCAAGGCCAAAGATATAATCATAGCCACAGGAGCCGCTCTCAGAACATTCGAGAGAAGTGGAAGTGACGCAGTTAAGATACTAGGCGTTCGTGATGCTCTGAACATGGAGGAGATCCCAAACTCCCTGGTGGTACTGGGAGATGGCTATGTTGCTCTGGAGCTTGCTACAATCTATGCCAAATTCGGTTCAAAAGTCACACTGATTGGGGAACGAAAGGTGTTGTTAGAGGAAATAGATTCCCAGCTTGGGCGTTTTCTGAAAAGGAGCATGGAGAAACTAGGCATAGATGTTGTTATGGGAGCTGTCATTCAAGAGGTGACAGCGAGCAAGAACGGACAAGCCATTGTTCATGTGAGTGTCGATGATGAAACCCGGGAAGTAAAGGCCACCCAAATCATTGCATCAGATGGAAAAGAAGCTAGTTCTGATGACATAGATCTTGAAAATATGGGAATAGAAACCGACAATCACGGGTTTATCTCAATCAACGATAAACAGCAAACCAATGTCCCACACTACTATGCCGTCGGAGACTGTACTGGTCCCCCATTCTTGGCCCATCGTGCAACAAAACAGGGTGTAATAGCAGCAGAGGTCATCGCTGGAGAAGAATCTGAAGCTGATTTTCGAGCAATGCCGGGAGTCGTATTCACTGATCCCGAAATCGCCTATGCAGGAATGACAGAAGAAGAAGCCAGAGAAGGAGGATATGAGGTAGTCACTGGCAGAGCGCCTTTCTCTGCTTCTGGTCGGGCTATGACCGAGGCCGAAACTGACGGTTTCGTGAAGGTCGTAGCAGAAGAAGGAACAGGCGTAATCCTTGGTGTACAAATCATCGGACCTGATGCTTCAGATTTGATCAGTGAAGTCTCTCTAGCTCTGGAGATGGGAGCTGTAGCAGAAGATTTGGCATTCACTGTTCATCCCCATCCCACCCTCCCAGAGATGATCATGGAGGCCGTCGGTTCGGTTCGGGGTGAAGCCATTCACGTAATGAACAGGTAG
- a CDS encoding alpha-ketoacid dehydrogenase subunit beta, with product MSDRTMVESIRSTLRDVMAEDDRIILLGEDIGVNGGVFRATEGLIEEFGSERVIDTPLNESGVLGFSIGLALNGLIPVPEIQFIDFIWPGFDQIMSELSKFRYRSGGLFETPVTIRAPYGGGVGGAIYHSQSPEAYFTHTPGIKVVVPSGPHDAKGLLMSSIKDPDPVLFMEPKRLYRAFREEVPDDEYSIPLGNAKIARKGSDVTVISYGSMLHVALDSAEEASEKHGIECEVVDLRTLMPLDIETIEESVTKTGRVVSVTEAPKTTGFGAELSALVAEKWIEYMEGPIVRVAGFDTPFPFVQEEDYLPTPARVLEGVQRVYNF from the coding sequence ATGTCGGACCGTACAATGGTTGAGAGCATAAGAAGCACTCTTCGAGACGTGATGGCCGAAGATGACCGGATAATCCTCTTGGGAGAGGACATTGGGGTCAATGGTGGTGTATTTAGGGCAACTGAGGGTTTGATCGAGGAGTTTGGTTCTGAACGTGTAATAGATACGCCGTTGAATGAAAGTGGTGTGCTTGGTTTCTCAATCGGGTTGGCGTTGAATGGTTTGATTCCAGTACCGGAGATTCAGTTCATAGATTTCATCTGGCCCGGCTTCGATCAGATTATGTCGGAGCTATCCAAGTTCAGGTATCGAAGCGGGGGGCTCTTTGAGACTCCGGTGACAATTAGAGCTCCATATGGTGGTGGAGTTGGAGGGGCAATCTATCATAGCCAGAGTCCGGAAGCCTACTTCACCCACACTCCAGGAATCAAAGTGGTTGTTCCAAGTGGACCACATGATGCCAAAGGGTTGCTAATGTCCAGCATCAAGGATCCAGATCCAGTCTTATTCATGGAGCCCAAAAGGCTCTACAGAGCATTCAGAGAAGAGGTCCCTGATGATGAATATAGCATACCGCTTGGAAATGCTAAAATCGCTAGGAAAGGAAGTGACGTCACAGTCATTTCATATGGCTCAATGTTGCATGTCGCATTGGACAGTGCAGAGGAAGCGTCTGAGAAGCACGGAATCGAGTGTGAAGTCGTGGATCTTCGGACTCTGATGCCACTTGATATAGAGACCATTGAAGAGTCAGTCACGAAAACTGGAAGAGTTGTTAGTGTTACAGAAGCACCGAAAACAACGGGTTTTGGGGCTGAGCTTTCGGCATTGGTCGCCGAGAAATGGATAGAATACATGGAAGGTCCAATAGTACGAGTAGCGGGATTTGATACTCCATTCCCGTTTGTGCAAGAAGAGGATTATCTTCCGACACCAGCTAGAGTTTTGGAAGGAGTTCAACGAGTATACAACTTTTAG